The Rhodococcus triatomae genome includes a window with the following:
- a CDS encoding PLDc N-terminal domain-containing protein, with amino-acid sequence MPYVLFGLLTMALWVFCLVDVITREETQFRHLPKGGWLLVVLLVPTVGSLVYLFVGREQVLRLPNGRTGFTEYERPGRHIAQNAAEDEEFLRRCRERAEEQRRAARRRETDDI; translated from the coding sequence GTGCCGTACGTGCTGTTCGGACTACTGACGATGGCCTTGTGGGTCTTCTGCCTGGTCGACGTCATCACACGCGAGGAAACACAGTTCCGTCACCTGCCCAAGGGCGGGTGGCTCCTGGTGGTGCTCCTGGTTCCGACCGTCGGGTCCCTGGTCTACCTGTTCGTGGGCCGGGAACAGGTGTTGCGCCTGCCGAACGGCCGCACGGGCTTCACGGAGTACGAGCGTCCCGGCCGCCACATCGCGCAGAACGCCGCGGAGGACGAGGAGTTCCTGCGCAGATGTCGCGAGCGCGCCGAGGAACAGCGCCGAGCGGCGCGCCGTCGCGAGACCGACGACATCTGA
- a CDS encoding maltokinase N-terminal cap-like domain-containing protein, translated as MNAPDPFPGLDEIESRLARWLPSQRWFAAKTQPITSVRILLRHTLAVTEEVRAEHLVVEVELGDASRQVYQVPLGFRATVGHALSAWTLPAASVDRESGRDPDVAYDGLHDPEVIGRYAALLTGDIAAGPFGVHLVEDPVEPVPGVTDGSGHEEWPTRGRALGAEQSNTSVVLGETLLLKMFRRLAPGINPDVELHRALGEAHSAQVARLRAWLDVPLHGARATAAMAQDFEPNAADGWSMALGSVRDLLVEADLYAGELGTDFAAESRRIGSAVADVHASLADRLGSRRTPLADTVAAMRRRLDSALGTVPELADLAPSIRSVFDAAAEGSTSVQRIHGDLHLGQVLRTPERWLLIDFEGEPAKTLEQRRTPDSPLRDIAGMIRSFDYAAHYPLSSTDMNGTASQREFRAREWAQRNADAFTDGYAAAYGRDPRDALPLLRAYELDKAVYEAVYETHHRPRWVALPLAAIRRLLDGVD; from the coding sequence GTGAACGCACCGGACCCGTTCCCGGGCCTCGACGAAATCGAGTCCCGGCTGGCACGGTGGCTGCCCTCGCAGCGCTGGTTCGCGGCGAAGACCCAGCCGATCACGAGTGTGCGGATCCTGCTGCGTCACACCCTGGCCGTCACCGAGGAGGTCCGGGCCGAGCACCTCGTCGTCGAAGTGGAACTCGGCGACGCCTCCCGCCAGGTGTATCAGGTGCCGCTGGGTTTCCGGGCCACCGTCGGGCACGCACTCAGCGCGTGGACGCTTCCCGCAGCGTCGGTGGATCGAGAGAGCGGACGGGATCCCGACGTCGCATACGACGGCCTCCACGACCCGGAGGTCATCGGACGGTACGCAGCCCTTCTCACCGGGGACATCGCCGCGGGACCGTTCGGCGTCCACCTCGTCGAGGACCCCGTCGAGCCGGTACCGGGCGTCACGGACGGCAGTGGCCACGAGGAGTGGCCGACACGCGGACGAGCACTGGGCGCGGAACAGTCCAACACGTCCGTCGTCCTCGGGGAGACACTGCTGCTCAAGATGTTCCGGCGGCTCGCTCCGGGCATCAACCCGGATGTCGAGCTGCACCGGGCGCTGGGAGAGGCACACTCCGCCCAGGTGGCCAGGCTCCGCGCCTGGCTCGACGTCCCACTCCACGGCGCACGCGCCACCGCGGCGATGGCGCAGGATTTCGAGCCCAACGCCGCCGACGGCTGGAGCATGGCGCTCGGCAGTGTCCGGGACCTGTTGGTGGAGGCGGATCTGTATGCGGGCGAACTCGGTACCGACTTCGCAGCCGAGTCACGCCGGATCGGAAGTGCGGTCGCCGACGTGCACGCGAGCCTGGCCGACCGGCTGGGGTCCCGGCGGACTCCGCTGGCCGACACCGTCGCGGCGATGCGGCGGCGACTCGACTCCGCGCTCGGGACCGTTCCCGAACTGGCGGACCTCGCACCGTCGATCCGATCGGTGTTCGATGCGGCCGCCGAGGGCTCGACGTCGGTGCAGCGGATCCACGGTGACCTGCATCTCGGTCAGGTGCTCCGGACCCCGGAGCGATGGCTGCTCATCGATTTCGAGGGTGAGCCCGCCAAGACGTTGGAGCAGCGACGGACCCCGGACAGCCCCCTCCGCGACATCGCGGGAATGATCCGCTCCTTCGACTACGCCGCGCACTATCCGCTCTCGTCCACCGACATGAACGGGACTGCGTCGCAGCGCGAGTTCCGTGCCCGCGAGTGGGCGCAGCGCAACGCCGACGCGTTCACCGACGGCTACGCCGCCGCGTACGGCCGAGATCCGCGCGATGCTCTCCCGCTGCTACGCGCCTACGAACTGGACAAGGCGGTGTACGAGGCCGTGTACGAGACGCACCATCGGCCCCGCTGGGTGGCACTACCGCTGGCGGCCATCCGCCGTCTCCTCGACGGAGTCGATTGA